The Deltaproteobacteria bacterium genome contains the following window.
AATCCATTCTTCGATGGCAAGGCGGGCGCGCACCGGCGGTGCTTCTTTCGACAAGGTTTCAGGAAGGTCGATACCGGCGGCTCGAAGAGCAGAAAAACAAGGAACCATTTTCTCGAAGAAGCCGTGCATACCGGTCGCCATGCGCAAGAGCTGAGCTTTGGGTTCGTTAAGATCGACATCTGCTTCAAGGGTTTTGATGAATCTCGGTGCTTCCATGCCAAGCAGGAGCGCCCGGCTGATTAAGTGTACCTTGTTGCCA
Protein-coding sequences here:
- a CDS encoding TetR/AcrR family transcriptional regulator, coding for MRPRTISDDEILKVVRSCVLQDGPNVSTQTIADQAGVSQATLFKRFGNKVHLISRALLLGMEAPRFIKTLEADVDLNEPKAQLLRMATGMHGFFEKMVPCFSALRAAGIDLPETLSKEAPPVRARLAIEEWI